One Aneurinibacillus migulanus genomic region harbors:
- the pgsA gene encoding CDP-diacylglycerol--glycerol-3-phosphate 3-phosphatidyltransferase: MNLANRITLARIFLVPVVMIFLLVQFDNLGSFKVGGVHITYSECIAALIFIIAAITDGLDGYIARSRKMVTNLGKFLDPLADKLLISAVLISLVEMQRLDAWIAVVIISREFAVTGLRLVAAAEGLVIAASKLGKWKTVLQIVAVASLILQNFPFETWHFPFATIMVWAAVIMTIVSGVEYFLKNKKVIPLA; this comes from the coding sequence TTGAATCTGGCCAACCGGATTACATTGGCACGAATTTTCCTCGTGCCAGTGGTTATGATTTTTCTGCTCGTACAGTTTGATAATCTCGGATCGTTTAAAGTCGGAGGCGTTCATATTACATATAGCGAGTGCATTGCTGCGCTCATCTTCATTATTGCCGCTATAACGGACGGCTTGGACGGTTATATTGCCCGTTCACGCAAGATGGTGACCAATCTGGGCAAGTTTCTCGATCCGCTGGCAGATAAGCTACTTATCTCAGCAGTATTGATTTCGCTTGTGGAGATGCAGCGCCTGGACGCATGGATAGCGGTAGTGATTATCAGTCGTGAGTTCGCTGTGACCGGATTACGTCTGGTAGCGGCTGCGGAAGGCCTAGTTATTGCCGCGAGCAAGCTGGGGAAATGGAAAACGGTTCTTCAGATTGTGGCTGTTGCTTCATTAATTCTGCAGAATTTTCCGTTTGAAACATGGCACTTCCCGTTTGCAACGATTATGGTATGGGCTGCAGTTATTATGACCATTGTCTCCGGTGTGGAATACTTTTTGAAAAACAAAAAGGTCATTCCGCTTGCGTAG
- the rimO gene encoding 30S ribosomal protein S12 methylthiotransferase RimO, protein MDKTATTEKVAIITLGCEKNVVDSDIMSQLIDERGYLLIDNPQEADVVIVNTCGFIDAAKEESVNTILEVADLKESGNLKSLIVAGCLTQRYKEVLMDEMPEIDGIVGTGDFDKINQIIEDSLAGKKPIFVGNPAFSYENVARRKVEKGTYSAYIKIAEGCDNKCTFCIIPQLRGAFRSRTIESIVAEAKELAAQGVKEVNLIAQDSTNYGFDIYGERVLHKLLREVSEVEGIEWIRLHYAYPGYFTDELIEEFASNPKVCKYVDMPLQHSEDRVLKRMLRPGRQRDTRELIAKIREAVPDVALRTSIIVGFPGETEEEFQNLKAFLREVQFDRLGVFTYSQEEDTAAARLDDQIPQDVIERRANELMEVQREVANERNGRFVGKVVPVLIEGYDGKNDVYIGRSQYDAGEIDGEVFVTGYKGELGQIVSVHITHSYDFDLAGEVM, encoded by the coding sequence GTGGATAAGACAGCAACAACAGAGAAAGTAGCGATCATCACGCTCGGGTGCGAGAAAAACGTCGTCGACTCAGACATTATGTCACAGCTTATCGATGAACGCGGCTACCTTCTCATAGATAATCCGCAGGAAGCCGATGTTGTAATCGTTAATACGTGCGGCTTTATTGACGCTGCGAAAGAAGAATCGGTGAACACGATTTTAGAAGTAGCTGATTTGAAAGAAAGCGGCAACCTGAAGTCTCTTATTGTAGCAGGCTGTCTCACCCAGCGTTATAAAGAAGTGCTAATGGATGAGATGCCTGAAATCGATGGCATTGTCGGGACTGGAGACTTTGATAAAATTAATCAAATCATTGAAGACTCATTAGCCGGCAAAAAACCGATTTTTGTCGGCAATCCGGCGTTTTCTTATGAGAACGTTGCACGGCGCAAAGTGGAGAAGGGCACGTATTCTGCCTACATCAAAATTGCGGAAGGATGCGACAACAAATGCACCTTCTGTATTATCCCGCAATTGCGGGGTGCTTTTCGTAGTCGTACGATTGAATCGATTGTTGCCGAAGCGAAGGAGTTGGCGGCGCAAGGAGTTAAAGAAGTCAACTTAATTGCCCAAGACTCGACTAATTACGGTTTTGATATTTACGGCGAACGCGTATTGCACAAACTTTTGCGTGAAGTCTCTGAAGTGGAAGGCATTGAATGGATTCGCCTTCACTATGCGTATCCCGGATATTTTACGGACGAGCTGATCGAAGAATTCGCTTCTAATCCGAAAGTGTGCAAGTATGTGGATATGCCGCTACAGCACAGTGAAGACCGTGTGCTGAAACGGATGTTACGTCCTGGACGTCAACGTGATACGCGTGAGCTTATCGCTAAAATTCGCGAAGCCGTACCAGACGTTGCGCTTCGAACATCGATTATTGTCGGATTTCCTGGGGAGACGGAAGAAGAATTCCAGAACCTCAAGGCATTTCTGCGTGAAGTCCAGTTTGATCGCCTTGGGGTATTCACCTATTCTCAGGAAGAAGATACTGCGGCGGCACGGTTAGATGATCAGATTCCGCAAGATGTGATTGAACGCCGTGCTAACGAGCTAATGGAGGTACAGCGCGAAGTCGCCAACGAACGTAATGGACGCTTCGTCGGGAAAGTGGTTCCTGTTCTTATCGAAGGCTACGATGGTAAAAACGATGTTTACATCGGACGTTCCCAATATGATGCAGGGGAAATTGACGGTGAAGTTTTCGTAACTGGATATAAGGGAGAATTAGGACAGATTGTTTCTGTACACATTACCCATTCGTACGATTTTGACCTTGCGGGGGAGGTTATGTAG